The following are encoded together in the Deltaproteobacteria bacterium genome:
- a CDS encoding phosphoribosylaminoimidazolesuccinocarboxamide synthase encodes MKDNVILKTDLKDVKLKSRGKVRDIYELDDKLIIITTDRISAFDYIMPNGIPDKGKILNGLSLFWFDFTKDIIKNHVISSDVKDYPAILKRYEDILKDRSMLVKKSKPLPVECVVRGYLSGSGWKEYKQTGKICGIKIEEGLVESSKLPEPIFTPSTKAVSGHDENIDLKKFEDIVGNKYASQVIEKSISIYKKASDYAISKGIIIADTKFEFGLTDVGELLIIDEMFTPDSSRFWPLDTYKPGGAQKSFDKQFLRDWLESIHWDKKPPTPELPEDIIQRTREKYIEAYIKLTGKVFK; translated from the coding sequence ATGAAAGATAATGTAATATTAAAGACGGATTTAAAGGATGTAAAATTAAAAAGCAGGGGGAAAGTAAGGGATATATATGAGCTTGATGATAAGCTCATAATTATCACAACAGATAGGATATCGGCATTTGATTACATTATGCCCAACGGCATACCAGATAAGGGTAAAATACTTAATGGGCTTTCCCTTTTCTGGTTTGATTTTACAAAGGATATTATCAAGAACCATGTAATAAGCTCTGATGTTAAAGATTATCCAGCTATTTTGAAAAGGTATGAAGATATTTTAAAGGATAGATCAATGCTCGTAAAAAAATCAAAACCCTTACCTGTAGAGTGCGTGGTAAGAGGATATCTCTCGGGCTCCGGATGGAAAGAATACAAACAAACAGGCAAGATATGCGGGATAAAGATTGAAGAAGGACTTGTAGAATCCTCTAAATTGCCTGAACCTATTTTTACTCCATCAACTAAAGCGGTTTCCGGTCATGATGAGAATATAGATTTGAAAAAATTCGAAGATATAGTTGGTAATAAATACGCATCGCAGGTTATTGAGAAATCCATCTCTATATACAAAAAAGCCTCTGATTATGCGATATCAAAAGGCATCATTATAGCTGATACAAAATTTGAATTCGGGTTGACAGATGTTGGCGAATTGCTGATTATTGATGAAATGTTTACGCCGGATTCTTCGCGATTCTGGCCACTTGATACTTACAAACCAGGCGGCGCACAGAAAAGTTTTGACAAGCAGTTCTTAAGAGACTGGCTTGAATCCATCCACTGGGATAAAAAGCCGCCTACACCTGAATTACCCGAGGATATTATACAGAGAACAAGAGAAAAATACATTGAGGCATACATAAAACTAACAGGTAAAGTTTTCAAATAA
- a CDS encoding glycosyltransferase family 4 protein, with amino-acid sequence MKIGINFLSFRSYQGTEVFAKHLISELLELDHKNEYVIFASAYLPEEMKLKADNLIVESININPEKTIQMGIYQQIALPFKLLKSGITKFFAPLPSIPVFYTGKKIITIHDCAYDRFNEYKNLAGRLYIKSMYISGKYLCDTIITDSNFAKNELIELYNIKPERIKVVYPAVPELPHVDDAFINETKHRFNITHQYFLYVGITRPRKNITGLLKAFKLLAGKHTDIQLVLAGKIDTSFIDIEKEIHALGLEKHVIQTGFVSDMQKSAIYKGAIALSFPSYYEGFGIPVIEAQSIGTPVIASNTSSLPEVAQDGALYINPENIEDITNAMEKLLDDAQRKELIENGYKNVQRFSWKNSAAQLMNVINDE; translated from the coding sequence ATGAAAATAGGTATTAACTTTCTTTCATTTCGTTCTTACCAGGGCACGGAAGTGTTTGCAAAGCATTTAATCTCCGAGCTTTTAGAGCTTGATCATAAAAATGAATATGTGATTTTTGCGTCCGCTTATCTGCCGGAAGAGATGAAACTTAAAGCTGATAATCTGATCGTTGAATCAATCAATATAAATCCTGAGAAAACGATACAGATGGGCATATATCAACAGATAGCTTTGCCGTTTAAACTCCTCAAATCGGGTATAACAAAATTCTTTGCACCACTGCCGTCTATACCGGTCTTTTATACCGGTAAAAAAATAATTACTATTCATGACTGTGCGTATGACAGGTTTAATGAATATAAAAACCTTGCAGGCAGGCTATACATAAAGTCCATGTATATTTCAGGCAAATACCTCTGTGATACGATCATAACAGATTCTAACTTTGCAAAGAATGAGTTGATAGAACTTTACAACATAAAACCAGAAAGGATAAAAGTGGTGTATCCAGCCGTACCGGAACTCCCGCATGTTGATGATGCTTTTATAAATGAGACAAAACACCGATTTAATATTACACACCAATATTTTCTTTACGTTGGGATTACAAGACCGAGAAAAAACATAACGGGTCTATTAAAGGCTTTTAAGTTACTTGCCGGGAAGCACACAGATATCCAGCTTGTACTTGCGGGTAAGATAGATACATCATTTATAGATATTGAGAAGGAAATTCACGCTCTCGGGCTTGAGAAACATGTGATCCAGACGGGCTTTGTATCGGATATGCAGAAGTCTGCGATCTATAAAGGTGCAATCGCACTTTCTTTTCCCTCATACTATGAAGGCTTCGGCATACCTGTGATTGAGGCACAAAGCATCGGGACGCCCGTTATTGCATCAAATACCTCTTCTTTGCCCGAGGTAGCACAGGATGGTGCATTATACATCAATCCGGAAAATATTGAGGACATTACTAACGCAATGGAAAAATTATTGGATGATGCACAGAGAAAAGAACTTATTGAAAACGGATATAAGAATGTTCAGCGGTTTTCATGGAAAAACTCAGCAGCACAGTTGATGAATGTAATAAATGATGAATAG
- a CDS encoding phosphoglucomutase/phosphomannomutase family protein: MERVSFGTEGFRGIIGYDFNFQTVERIAKAIASYVVENGGKRIVVGYDTRFLSKEFAEHAALIASNHGVDAVISDNFCPSPVLSYATKTLGFNGGIMITASHNPQKYNGIKFKSPLGGAVSNDVTSRLTELIDRTVSENLYPGSFTKTIDLKIHYKRGIKRFIDKTAHGSKRLKIIIDPMYGAGQNILAEIIGSIGHDVIEIRNTINPSFAGTNPEPVEKNLLPLIKTVIDKKADLGIALDGDSDRIALVDARGRYIDAHKVFGLLLMYLAEELNLSKDVVKTVSGTEMVDKLCKHYRLNLHITKIGFKYICELMQSNDVMIGGEESGGIGIASHIPERDPLLASILIIQMMLKRKKSLDMLISDMIKITGKYYYRRKDLHMSDAKNVSEFIVSNKDKLLKGFGDYEMSDLDGYKFQFKDGGFLMVRASGTEPVLRIYTELNDVQKSNTMIEEFIGRLEKITRRHL; the protein is encoded by the coding sequence ATGGAACGGGTATCTTTTGGTACAGAGGGTTTTAGAGGGATCATCGGTTATGACTTTAATTTTCAAACCGTGGAGAGGATTGCAAAAGCGATCGCCTCATACGTTGTAGAGAATGGAGGGAAGAGGATCGTCGTAGGATATGATACAAGATTTTTATCAAAAGAGTTCGCAGAGCATGCTGCATTAATAGCTTCGAATCATGGAGTCGATGCCGTTATTTCCGACAACTTTTGTCCATCTCCTGTATTATCTTATGCAACAAAGACACTCGGATTCAATGGAGGGATAATGATAACCGCAAGCCATAACCCGCAGAAGTACAACGGCATAAAGTTTAAATCACCTCTTGGAGGCGCGGTCTCTAACGATGTTACCTCAAGGCTAACAGAACTAATTGATAGAACAGTTTCAGAAAACCTTTATCCCGGGTCTTTTACAAAGACGATTGATTTGAAGATCCATTATAAACGCGGGATCAAAAGATTTATTGATAAAACTGCCCATGGCTCAAAGAGGCTTAAAATAATCATAGATCCCATGTACGGGGCGGGTCAGAACATACTTGCAGAGATTATCGGTTCGATTGGGCATGATGTCATAGAAATAAGAAATACAATAAACCCATCTTTTGCAGGAACAAACCCTGAACCTGTTGAAAAAAACCTCCTGCCGCTTATCAAAACGGTTATCGATAAAAAGGCAGATCTCGGCATCGCATTAGACGGCGATTCGGACAGGATTGCACTCGTGGATGCAAGAGGCAGATACATTGATGCCCATAAAGTATTTGGTCTATTGCTTATGTATCTTGCAGAAGAACTTAACTTAAGTAAGGATGTCGTAAAAACGGTGTCGGGGACAGAGATGGTCGATAAATTGTGTAAACATTACAGATTAAATCTGCACATAACAAAGATTGGATTTAAGTATATATGTGAACTCATGCAGAGTAATGATGTAATGATCGGCGGGGAAGAAAGCGGCGGCATTGGTATTGCATCGCACATTCCTGAACGAGATCCACTGCTTGCATCCATACTTATAATCCAGATGATGTTAAAAAGAAAAAAATCCCTTGATATGCTTATCTCCGATATGATCAAAATCACAGGAAAATATTATTACAGAAGAAAAGATCTGCATATGAGTGATGCAAAGAATGTAAGTGAGTTTATCGTAAGCAATAAAGATAAGCTGTTAAAAGGTTTCGGAGATTATGAGATGAGCGACCTTGATGGATACAAATTTCAATTTAAAGATGGAGGTTTTCTTATGGTCAGGGCATCAGGCACAGAACCCGTATTAAGGATATACACAGAGCTAAACGACGTGCAGAAATCCAATACCATGATTGAAGAATTTATAGGCAGGCTTGAGAAAATCACCCGGAGGCATTTATGA
- a CDS encoding beta-galactosidase, with protein MLISLKSKLLFLVAIISLFIGCSRNGAGIMKEPSLDKYGGLTDISGNNQSGFFRTQLINNRWLFVDPDNHPFFSLGINHVSFYGDESPLLGFAEYPHNLLSLFPSYFSQYATEQWVQEVINRYKELGFNTLGAWSDNGLTTFQDEIPYTVILGFASSVEGGFGSDNCPSVSNGFSSDFPDVYDPRFKKDAYTYAQQAIMPGFMNDPWLVGYFIDNELSWFGGAQLIYNPAHTLADDFIALPSTYAGKQYWVNTFLQQKLGYSLDMLNQLYGTTFTRWSQLLDITGLPDDSSHPQIQLDKQAFLYDIALTYFSVTNAAIKSVDPNHLNLCARFASYAPDQVVEAASQYCDVISVNDYYALDNSLSNIVLGDPVKRWEHMLWLSTIFNPYYGKPFMQSEFGTRAEDSGLPNLDGAGWSVKTQNDRGQFYREDINRLLSLKINGITFLAGFHWFEWSDEPATGRFDGENSNYGFVNIKDELYETFFNSIINTTTMLFAQLADINNPALNSPDFITSTSGNNGGIVLGWDAVKGADSYTVILSPYRSMPERFTLRFNNIYETSFTIPYNLPQGRWWFSVKADGLNNIQSDFTTVTGFDITAPDNSAVSCMSMNNLSCFTNNIVDTFPQPDNSIGSAVILPSTNIRDIGTQSGRISFTLNSLSLLVALNSLTEVTLSMNQSIPTTGFNTLSFDVYPEAVYTPSGRYRSATDFVNVRLTNNGVVFYDSALPQSLPAFQWSTISIPITGTYVLVSFYVNKNTSDIPYDQRITFYLDNMNLTQKIR; from the coding sequence ATGCTAATATCATTAAAATCAAAGTTGCTGTTCTTGGTAGCCATCATATCGTTATTTATAGGATGTTCAAGGAATGGAGCCGGGATTATGAAAGAACCATCCCTGGATAAGTATGGCGGTTTAACAGATATCAGCGGGAATAATCAATCAGGGTTCTTCAGAACACAGCTTATAAATAACAGATGGCTTTTTGTTGATCCGGATAATCATCCTTTTTTCTCACTCGGCATTAATCATGTCAGTTTTTATGGAGATGAATCGCCCTTATTAGGGTTTGCCGAGTATCCCCATAATTTATTATCCTTGTTCCCATCATACTTTTCACAATACGCAACAGAGCAATGGGTGCAGGAGGTTATAAACAGGTACAAAGAACTTGGTTTTAACACACTCGGGGCATGGTCTGACAATGGGCTTACCACATTTCAAGATGAAATTCCGTATACAGTTATCTTAGGTTTTGCAAGTTCTGTTGAGGGTGGTTTTGGCTCTGATAACTGCCCATCTGTCAGTAATGGTTTTTCATCAGATTTTCCCGACGTTTATGACCCCAGGTTTAAGAAGGATGCTTATACGTATGCGCAACAGGCAATCATGCCGGGTTTTATGAACGACCCGTGGCTTGTGGGTTATTTCATCGATAATGAGCTATCATGGTTTGGCGGCGCCCAGTTAATATACAATCCTGCCCATACACTTGCCGATGATTTTATTGCACTGCCATCTACGTATGCCGGTAAACAGTACTGGGTAAATACTTTTCTACAACAAAAATTGGGGTATAGCCTTGATATGCTGAATCAGCTTTATGGTACAACATTTACACGCTGGTCTCAATTACTCGATATTACCGGACTTCCCGATGATTCATCACATCCTCAGATACAATTGGATAAACAGGCATTTCTTTATGATATAGCACTTACATATTTTTCCGTAACAAACGCAGCGATCAAGTCCGTGGACCCGAATCATCTTAATTTATGTGCAAGGTTTGCATCTTATGCGCCCGATCAGGTAGTTGAAGCCGCATCTCAATATTGCGATGTCATAAGCGTAAATGATTACTATGCACTTGATAATTCCTTATCCAACATTGTCCTCGGAGATCCTGTTAAAAGATGGGAACACATGCTCTGGCTTTCAACTATATTTAACCCTTATTATGGTAAGCCTTTTATGCAGTCAGAGTTCGGGACAAGGGCAGAAGATTCAGGCCTGCCGAATTTAGACGGCGCCGGTTGGTCTGTTAAAACACAGAACGACAGAGGCCAATTTTACAGAGAAGACATTAATAGACTTCTATCTCTAAAGATAAACGGTATTACATTCTTGGCAGGCTTTCATTGGTTCGAATGGTCGGATGAGCCGGCAACAGGCAGGTTTGATGGCGAAAACAGCAATTACGGCTTTGTTAATATAAAGGATGAGCTGTATGAAACCTTTTTTAATAGTATTATCAATACAACAACAATGCTTTTTGCTCAACTCGCAGATATCAATAACCCTGCATTGAATTCACCCGATTTCATAACATCAACATCCGGCAATAATGGCGGTATAGTTTTAGGCTGGGATGCTGTTAAAGGTGCCGATAGCTATACAGTTATCTTATCTCCGTACAGGAGTATGCCTGAAAGGTTTACGTTGAGGTTTAACAACATATATGAAACGAGTTTTACGATTCCATATAACCTGCCTCAAGGACGGTGGTGGTTCAGTGTGAAAGCAGACGGCTTGAATAACATTCAAAGCGACTTCACCACGGTTACAGGTTTTGATATCACTGCACCGGATAATAGTGCAGTATCATGTATGAGTATGAACAATCTAAGCTGCTTTACAAATAATATCGTGGACACATTTCCTCAACCCGACAACAGTATCGGCTCTGCTGTAATATTGCCGTCAACAAATATCAGGGACATAGGCACACAATCGGGTAGAATTAGTTTTACACTCAATAGTCTTTCCCTGCTTGTGGCATTGAACAGTTTAACCGAAGTAACCTTATCTATGAATCAATCCATTCCTACAACAGGATTTAATACCTTGAGTTTTGATGTCTATCCGGAGGCTGTTTACACTCCATCAGGTCGCTACAGAAGTGCAACTGATTTTGTAAATGTGAGATTGACAAACAATGGAGTTGTTTTTTATGACTCAGCTTTACCGCAATCTCTACCCGCATTTCAATGGTCGACGATATCAATACCTATTACAGGAACATATGTATTGGTTTCATTTTATGTAAACAAAAACACATCCGATATCCCTTATGATCAAAGGATCACATTTTACCTTGATAATATGAATTTGACCCAAAAAATACGATGA
- the gmk gene encoding guanylate kinase, translated as MDKKGQIIIISGPSGVGKTTLVNMLLKSVKNLSRCITYTTRKPRGNEKNGEDYWFVDDAAFSKLINDNELAEWAVVNNHRYGTPKQGIERIVSSGMDAMLVIDVNGAKSIKSQYPDSLSIFIEPPTMDTLKQRLEERGEQDHVSMRLDRAKMELKENPNFDFTVINDNLDNAVDRLSKIMRLKKTEKSAK; from the coding sequence ATGGATAAAAAGGGTCAAATAATTATTATCTCCGGTCCATCTGGTGTTGGTAAAACAACGCTTGTTAATATGCTCCTTAAAAGTGTTAAAAATCTATCAAGGTGCATCACATACACAACAAGAAAACCAAGGGGAAATGAAAAAAACGGCGAAGATTATTGGTTTGTGGATGATGCAGCCTTTTCAAAACTTATAAATGATAATGAACTTGCCGAATGGGCGGTTGTAAATAATCATAGATACGGTACGCCAAAACAAGGCATAGAAAGGATCGTATCATCTGGCATGGATGCTATGCTCGTTATAGATGTGAACGGCGCAAAATCAATAAAATCACAGTATCCCGATTCTTTATCCATCTTTATAGAACCACCTACCATGGATACCCTCAAGCAGAGATTAGAAGAACGGGGAGAGCAGGATCATGTAAGTATGAGATTAGACAGGGCAAAGATGGAGCTGAAGGAAAATCCGAATTTTGATTTTACGGTTATTAATGATAATCTTGATAATGCCGTTGATAGGCTAAGCAAAATAATGCGTTTAAAAAAAACAGAGAAGTCTGCGAAGTAA
- a CDS encoding sugar transferase — protein MKFLSRLKLFLLVIGDIVSMYISLTLMLLIRYRSSFNIELFHYHLLPFTLLFIIWLGLFYITGFYDLKNLKNNFVFKKDFSILLSICLISGITFFYLIPVFRIAPKTNMAIFFIIFGIAGYGWRYLYNEALSRTIPPVRVSIIGNNSDVEVLINYINLNPQLGYSIERWIKNIDNGHEPADIFIGNILQTDIELLVIPSYFKRDKALVKLIYDAMLRNIDIIDISTFYEEIFSKIPISELEEAWLIENLRNQHYLFDELKRPVELVSAILLLVILFPLMLPIAIIIKITSKGNIIYRQKRIGRYEKEFMFYKFRTMIRHAEKDGPRWAEEDDTRVTLFGRILRYTHIDELPQLINIIKGELSFVGPRPERPEFVRELKSKIPFYEIRHIVKPGITGWAQINYRYAASIDETYEKLQYDIYYLKRRSMMLDILILIKTIKTFFINPM, from the coding sequence ATGAAATTTTTATCAAGGCTAAAACTTTTTTTGCTTGTTATCGGTGATATCGTTTCAATGTACATATCACTCACATTAATGCTATTGATAAGATACCGCTCTTCCTTTAATATTGAGCTTTTTCATTATCACCTTTTGCCGTTCACACTTTTATTTATAATCTGGTTAGGATTATTTTATATAACGGGGTTTTATGATTTAAAAAATCTTAAAAATAATTTTGTATTTAAGAAGGATTTCTCTATTTTATTGTCCATATGTCTGATCAGCGGAATAACATTTTTCTACCTTATTCCGGTATTTAGAATAGCACCAAAAACAAATATGGCTATATTCTTTATTATATTCGGTATTGCAGGCTACGGTTGGAGATATTTATACAACGAGGCTCTATCTAGAACGATACCCCCCGTAAGGGTAAGTATAATAGGAAACAACAGTGACGTTGAAGTGCTTATTAACTATATAAATCTTAATCCTCAATTGGGCTACAGTATTGAACGATGGATTAAAAATATAGATAACGGACATGAACCCGCCGACATCTTTATCGGCAATATCTTACAAACGGACATAGAGCTACTTGTTATCCCGTCATATTTTAAAAGAGATAAAGCATTGGTAAAACTCATCTACGATGCAATGTTAAGGAATATAGATATCATCGATATCTCTACATTTTATGAGGAAATCTTCAGCAAGATACCTATAAGCGAGCTTGAGGAGGCATGGCTGATCGAGAATTTGAGAAACCAGCATTATTTATTTGATGAGCTTAAAAGACCGGTTGAACTCGTATCCGCCATACTACTTTTAGTGATTTTATTCCCTCTAATGCTTCCGATAGCAATCATCATAAAGATAACATCTAAAGGAAACATCATATACAGGCAAAAAAGGATAGGAAGGTATGAAAAGGAATTCATGTTTTATAAATTTAGAACCATGATTAGACACGCAGAGAAAGACGGACCACGATGGGCAGAAGAGGATGATACAAGGGTAACACTTTTTGGCCGTATACTTAGATACACCCATATTGATGAGTTACCCCAGCTTATAAATATTATAAAGGGCGAGCTGTCATTCGTCGGCCCAAGGCCTGAAAGGCCCGAATTCGTTAGAGAGCTCAAAAGCAAGATACCGTTTTACGAGATCAGACATATTGTAAAACCTGGCATTACAGGCTGGGCACAGATAAACTATAGATATGCTGCTTCAATTGATGAGACTTATGAAAAATTACAGTATGATATATATTACCTTAAGAGGAGATCAATGATGCTTGATATACTCATACTAATAAAAACCATTAAAACGTTTTTTATAAATCCAATGTAA
- a CDS encoding YicC family protein, giving the protein MKSMTGYGTSEGAVEGFELFCELKTLNSKYLDTNVRLPKELSIFEVPLISMLKSKFSRGNIYLNVLIKNYRYKERWPFTIDSKKAALYTELLRKLKYALKLRGKISIDIFTSSPEFFLKDDKPVSDSAVNDLLNIVEGAVKKAIVLRETEGEAIKKELNTISNNLQTIVGNIEGTIPSIVEQYKQKLKEIINTMQGGVMPGFESIIGNYIDKIDINEEVKRILIHIKALSNLFETKGSIGKKLEFYTQELIREFNTIASKSSSADITTNVIEAKNFVERIKELSQNIE; this is encoded by the coding sequence ATGAAAAGTATGACAGGCTATGGCACATCGGAGGGTGCGGTAGAAGGTTTTGAATTGTTTTGTGAATTAAAGACACTCAACAGTAAATATCTTGATACAAATGTCAGGCTGCCTAAAGAACTATCAATATTTGAAGTTCCTCTCATAAGCATGCTTAAAAGCAAGTTCTCAAGGGGAAACATATATTTGAATGTTTTGATAAAGAATTATCGTTACAAAGAACGATGGCCGTTCACAATAGACAGCAAAAAAGCTGCACTGTACACAGAACTCCTGCGCAAATTAAAATATGCACTTAAACTGAGGGGCAAAATCTCAATCGATATTTTTACAAGCTCGCCGGAATTTTTTCTGAAAGATGACAAGCCTGTTTCAGATAGTGCTGTGAATGATCTGCTCAATATCGTTGAAGGGGCTGTTAAAAAAGCTATTGTACTGAGAGAAACGGAAGGTGAAGCAATAAAAAAAGAATTAAACACTATTTCAAATAATCTTCAAACAATTGTCGGCAACATAGAAGGTACAATTCCTTCTATTGTAGAACAGTACAAGCAGAAGTTAAAAGAGATTATAAATACAATGCAGGGAGGCGTAATGCCGGGCTTTGAATCTATAATCGGTAACTACATAGATAAAATAGATATCAACGAGGAGGTAAAACGCATTTTGATTCACATAAAGGCACTATCAAATCTGTTTGAAACGAAAGGGTCAATAGGTAAGAAACTGGAGTTCTATACACAGGAGCTTATACGAGAATTTAATACCATAGCTTCAAAATCCAGTTCTGCAGACATAACAACCAATGTTATAGAAGCGAAAAACTTCGTTGAAAGAATAAAAGAGCTTTCACAAAATATTGAATGA
- a CDS encoding glycosyltransferase: MKILQINKMYYPWVGGIETVIKQLAEGINGTDDFAVDVLACNDKHITVKESINGVHVTKARSLFILFSMPVSVDFILFLKRLWKNHDLLHIHLPFPLATFALWFTRPTNKIVITYHSDIVRQRVISTAIAWFDRWALNRADKIIVSNPVIIETSKVLRNFKKKCIVVPFGVDLDIFKMDSEREKSVELIHKTYGEKIVLFVGRLVYYKGVDYLIKAMEDIDAKLIIIGEGPLKQYLTAYAYRIGLGGKVVFLPYLSQNELVNFYYAASLFVLPSIYRSEAFGISIIEAMACATPVVSTELGTGTSYANQNNITGFVVRHKDSNELNKAIKKLLDNKILSTSMGNACKKRIEALFTLKKMLNEHKLIYKNVLSTK; this comes from the coding sequence ATGAAGATCCTGCAGATAAACAAAATGTACTATCCATGGGTAGGCGGGATAGAGACGGTTATAAAGCAGCTTGCAGAGGGCATAAACGGCACAGATGATTTTGCAGTAGATGTACTTGCCTGCAATGATAAACATATAACCGTAAAAGAATCTATAAATGGTGTTCATGTAACAAAAGCAAGAAGCCTGTTTATATTGTTCAGCATGCCCGTATCGGTTGATTTCATATTATTTCTTAAAAGATTATGGAAAAATCATGATCTACTGCACATTCATTTGCCGTTTCCGCTTGCAACCTTTGCTTTATGGTTTACAAGACCCACGAATAAGATTGTCATTACGTATCATAGCGATATAGTAAGGCAAAGAGTCATTTCAACAGCTATCGCATGGTTTGACAGATGGGCATTGAACCGCGCGGATAAGATTATTGTATCAAATCCTGTTATCATAGAAACCTCTAAAGTGCTCAGGAATTTCAAGAAAAAATGTATTGTAGTACCATTCGGTGTAGATCTTGATATATTTAAAATGGATTCTGAGAGAGAAAAATCGGTTGAGCTTATACATAAAACTTATGGAGAAAAAATCGTGCTGTTCGTCGGTAGATTGGTTTATTATAAAGGCGTGGACTATCTGATCAAGGCAATGGAGGATATTGATGCAAAACTTATTATCATAGGTGAAGGCCCGCTAAAACAATATTTAACTGCCTATGCCTATAGAATAGGGTTGGGCGGTAAGGTCGTATTCCTGCCTTACCTGTCACAGAATGAACTTGTAAATTTTTACTACGCCGCTTCATTATTTGTTTTGCCGTCTATTTATAGGAGCGAAGCGTTTGGCATATCAATTATAGAGGCAATGGCGTGTGCAACTCCTGTCGTATCAACGGAGCTTGGGACAGGCACATCTTACGCAAACCAAAATAATATAACGGGTTTTGTTGTCAGGCATAAGGACAGCAATGAACTCAACAAGGCTATAAAAAAGCTTCTTGACAATAAAATATTATCAACGAGTATGGGTAATGCTTGTAAAAAACGGATTGAAGCACTTTTTACATTGAAAAAAATGCTTAATGAACATAAACTTATCTATAAAAATGTATTGAGTACAAAATAG